The genomic region CGATGACCGTAACATCTGTCGGCTCCGCGTCGCAGAACGACGTTAACAAGATCCGATCGCTACGGCTCGAGAACAACCGGGCGATCGAGTCACACAACGTTACGCTAATGAAACGCGCATGGACTCACACAATTCGACTCACGTGAGTGACGGCACCGTTTTCTCAGGAGCCGGACCTCTTGCGGACAGCTATGCAGGCATCGAATTCAAAGACCCCAATTTTGTTGCATACGTCCGTCGCCCGATGACGATCACGATTAGCTCCGACGGCAGGCATGCCGCGGAATACGGAGCGTGGACAGCAGTCTATAAAGTGCCGAAACGCAATCGTTCTGGAACGTACCTTGCCTCATGGCGAAAATCCCACTCCGATTGGAAAATCGCCTATGAAGCGTATGTAACGCTCGGCTCGAAATAACGACTTACGATCGCTGCAAGTTATCCGCGATGCGCAGCATTTCGTCGGCCGCTTGCACGCCTTTTGCGTTGGCTTCGTAGGCGCGCTGCGCCGCGAGGATCTCCATCATCGCTTCGACGATCGACACGTTCGATTGCTCGAGCATGCCGAACTTAATTGTCGGGCCGTCCGGCGAGCCGGCGCGCTCGAAGCGCGCGCGGCCGGAATCGCGCGTTTGCGCGAAGAGCGTCGCGCCCAGCGGTGCGAGCCGCTCGGGTGCGGCGAACTCCGCGAGGCGGACGCGTCCGGCGGCGTGCGTTCCTCGAGACGTCTTTACGGAGACTCGCCCGTCCGGCGCAACGTCGGCCGAGAGCGCGTCGTCTGGAACGTGCACGCCTTCGAGCCGCCAGCCTTGCGCGTTACGCAACGATCCATCGGGCGCGCGCGAGAATTCGCCGTCGCGCGTATAGGCCTTCCGGCCGTGCGCGTCGACGACGGCGAAGAATCCGTTGCCGTCGATTGCCAGATCGAACGGCCCCCCGCTCTTCATCAGCTTGCCTTGCGCGAAGATCGCATGCGTGCCGACCTGCGCGGTTCCAAGCCCGATCTGGCCAGGCGCCGCGAGCTCCGTGAAGGCCGCCGTCGCGCCCTTGAATCCGATCACGTCGGCGTTGGCAAGGTTGTTGGCGATGACGTCGAGGTTCTGTTGTTGCGCCGCCATCCCGGTTGCGGCCGCATAGAGTGCGCGATTCATTTGAGGCGCGCCACCTCGTTTGCGGATTTGTCGCGCGTTTGGTCGATCGCGCTGAGCGTTTTTTGCGCGCTTTCAAACGAGCGCTGCGCGGTCATCACGTCGATCATTTCGCCGATCGCGTTGACGTTGGAGCTTTCGAGAAAACCTCGACGCACGCTCGCGCCCGGAGCCAGATGGGTGTCGACGAAACGCCGGCCCGCATCGTCGCGCAGATGCCCGAAGCGGTCGCGCACGAACGCCCCGCTCCGAGTTCGATCGAGATGCCCGTGCGCGTCGCGTACGATAAAATACCCACCGCCGACGATTGCGAAATCGTCGGGCCGACCCGTGCGCCGCAGCGCTCCTTGTTCCAAGTCTTTGACGGCCTCGATACGCACGCCGCGCGGCGTCATCAGGCCCCGCGCCCGTGCTCGCTCGAAGCCGTCGCTCGAACTATTCGCCAGGTTTTCCGTTGCGATATCGAGCCGCGATTTAGCAGCCGCCATGGCGCTGCCCGCCCATCCGATTCCATCCATGCGCGGATGATAGCGGCCGGTTATGTCCGCCGCATGGCCGGCGCATTACGCCGTCGAACGACCATATCGTGAGTCCAGAGGAACGGCGCGCGAGCCGGGTCGAGCGTATGCAGACGCGCAAGATTCGTCGCGGCGACGATCAAGATGCCATCGATCGCGACTATTGGCGCGCGGTCCCCGCCGCCCAGCGCGCGGCTTACTGCTGGACGCTCTTTGCACAATCCCGCGCCCTGGGAGGCATCGATGGAGCTCAACCCAGACTTCAGCGATCTATTGCGCGAGTTCTCCGCCGCGGAAGTTAGGTATCTCATTGTGGGAGCGTGGGCCGTCGGTTATTACGCTCGGCCGCGTGCAACCGCCGACCTCGACGTATGGGTGGAACCCTCAATCGAAAACGCGCGCCTCGTCTTGCGCGCTCTGGCCGCATTCGGTGCGCCGTTGGAAAACCTCACCGAGACCGACCTGCTTTCGGACGATTTGATTTATCAGATCGGCATCGCGCCCGTTCGCATCGATGTCATCACCGGAATCGATGGCGTCGTTTTCAAGGATGCCTGGACCGCTCGCGAAGAGGCTCGGATAGAAGACATTGCGGTACATTTTATCGGGCGCGACGATCTCATTGTCAACAAGCGCCAAACCGGCCGAGCGAAGGATCTCGCCGATCTCGAACTTTTGGGGGAGAGCACGTAGCGTGATCGCGCGACTTTGGCCACTTGCGTTTCTCGTTATCGCGACGTCCGCCGGCGGGTGTGCGCCGAGCGGGTCGTCGGGGACGGATGCGATTATCGCTCGCGAAAACGCCGCAGTGTATGGGATGAAACAGGCATATCCCGGCGTCGTTCAAGGGACCGACGTCAAAGGCAATACGATGCGCGTCTACGTTGACGTCGACGGGATTTATTCGATGGATAGCGCCGCGGAAGACGCGATGAAAGCGAATCTGCTCGCGCGATGGAAGCGAGTCTGGTCGCAAAACCATCCGCACGAGCACGGCAGGGTCACCGTCGAGATTCGCGACTTTAAAGATAAACTCATGATGACGGAGCGAGCCGTCGTTCTTCGACGGGCCCGTCCTTCGACAAGCTCCGTCCTTCGACAGGCTCAGGATGACAGGGGGGACAGGGTGGCTAGGACGGCTTGAGTGAAGGCTTCGGTGGTTAGGGAGGGTTCGTTGCCGCGGGCTAGTTCGGTAGTGCGGGCGCCGGCGGCGAAGGCGGCTTCTACGGCGCGTTCGATGCGTGCGGCGCCGGTTTCGTCGTCGAGCGAATGGCGCAGCAGCATGGCGGCCGAGAGGATCGCGGCGGTGGGATTGGCGATGCCGCGGCCGGCGATATCGGGTGCCGAACCGCTAATCGGTTCGTAGAGACCGAATTGTTTGCCCGGGGTACCGCGCGTGCCGAGACTCGCGCTCGGGAGATTGCCGATCGAGCCGGTGAGGATCGCCGCTTCGTCGGAGAGGATGTCGCCGAACATGTTCTCGGTGAGCAGTACGTCGAAGTCGCGGGGGCGGCGAACGAGCTGCATCGCCGCGTTGTCGACGAGCAGGTGGGCGAGCGCGACGTCGGGATACTCTTTGGCTACTCGTTCGACGACGCGCCGCCAGAGTCGCGACGTCTCCAAGATGTTCTGTTTGTCGACCGACGTAACGTGTTTGCGACGTTTGCGGGCCAGCTCGAAGGCGACGCGCGCGATACGTTCCACTTCGGGCGCGCGGTAGATCATCGTGTCGACCGCTTCTTCAATTCCGTCGGCGCCGACGCGCTGTTCTTTGGGTTTACCGAAATAGATGCCGCCGGTCAACTCGCGAATCACGACGAGGTCGAGATTCTCGACGAGTTCGGGACGCAGGCTCGAAGCGTGCTCGAGCCCCGCAAAGACTTTGACCGGACGGATGTTCGCGTAGAGCTCGTAGTCGCGGCGCAGCACGAAGAGCGCGTATTCGGGCCGCTCCGGAAGCGGTTTCCCGTCGTACTCCGGTAAACCGACCGCGCCGAAGAGAATCCCCGCGCTGCGTTCGCAGAGCTCGCGCGCTCGATCGGGAAGTGCCGGTTCGCCGGCGCGAAGGGCGGCCGCGCCGACCGGCGTTTCGACGCAGTCGAGGTCCGGCCGAACGGCGCGCAGGATGCGCACGGCGGCGCGCGTGACTTCAGGCCCGATGCCATCGCCGGGCAGTACGGCTACGATCGGCACGAACTAATAGACGGTGATGCGCTCGGGTTGTTGGACTTCGACTCGCGACGTATCGTCGGTCACGGTGGTCGCGGCGTCGCCCGTCGTAACGACCGGCGGTGCCGGCGTGGTGGGACGTTCGAGCAGCGACAGGTGCGTCGTCAGCAGGCTGCGCAGTTCGCTCTTCGCTTTTTCGGCAGCTTCGTGCGCGCGTTGATGTTCGCGGCGCGCGTCGGCCGCGGCGTCGGTATACGAAGCGATGTCGCGCTCGGCCGCGATGCGAGCTTGTTCTTTAATGAGGTCGGCTTCTTTATGCGCGGAGGCTTTGACTTCGTCGGCCGTTCGCTGTGCGAGCACGAGCGTGTTCTGCAGCGACTCTTCCATCGCTTTGAAATGGCTGATGCGTTCTTTGAGGTCCGCCACCTCCGACTCGAGCACGGCCACGTGCTGCGCGTCGTCTTCGAGCGTTTCAATCACTTCGTCGAGGAACTGATCGACCTCGGTGCGGTCGTAGCCTTGAAGCGCCTTCTTGAAGGTTTTGTGCTGAATGTCGACCGGCGTGATTTTCTGCATGCTTATCCTCTGTTCGACATGAAGTCGAGGCTGCCGTCGGACATCATCGAATCGCGCAGACCCTGCGCGTTGACGACGACGCCCGACGGGACCACGAGATAGATCGCCTCGGCGAGTTTCTGAATCTTTCCATCGATCGTGTAGGCGACGCCCGACGTGAAATCGACGACTCGCTGGAGCAGCGAACGATCGGCATTCTGTAAGTTCACGATTACGACTTGCCGATTTCGCAACGCGTCGGCGATCTCGGTCACATCGCCGAACGATCGCGGCGAGTACACGCTCACCTCGGTGCCGCCGCGGCGCGGAGCGTTCGTTAACGGAACGACGCGCGACGAGGTGGCTTCTTCTTCGTACACACCGTCGTCTTCGTCGCTCATCGAGAAGAACGAGCCGATCTTTCTGAACATGCTCATCGTATTACCCTCAATTCTTCGCGCCGATTAACGGCGCTGCAGGTCGTTGTCCGAACAACGCGGTGCCGACCCGGATCATCGTGGAACCCCACCGGACGGCCTCGCGCCAATCGCCCGACATACCAATTGATAGGATGGTTCCGCCTACACGCTCGAAGGTCTTTGCGGCGAGCGCAAACGAGCGCTCCAGCGCGTCGCGATCCGCCGTCAGCGGCCCGATCGCCATCACGCCGGCAACGAGCAACCCCGGCTCCGCGCGCAGCGCCTCGGCCAGTGCGGGCGCCTGCTCCGGCGGGCAACCGAAGCGCTCGGCCGGCGACACGTTGAGCTGAATGAGGATCGGCAGCGTCTTGCCGAGATCGCGAGCCGCCCGGGCGAGCGCGCGCCCAGCCTCGATGCGATCCACGCTCTGCACCACGTCGAACGTCTGCACGATCGCCTTCGCCTTGTTGGTCTGAACGTGCCCGATAAAGTGCTTACGCACCCGCCCTTCGACAGGCTCAGGATGACAGGGGAATTTGGTGCGGGCTTCTTGGAGGTAGTTCTCGCCGAAATCGGTGATGCCGGCGGCTAGCGCGGCGGCGATGACCTCGGGGGGTTGCTTCTTGGTGACGGCGACGATGGTGATCTCGCCGGGCGAGCGGCCTGCCGCTCGTGCCGCATCGGCTAAGTCTGCTTGCAACCGCGCATAGCGCTCGCGAAGATCGAGCTCCATGCGCCACCGTTTTCCGCCTCTTTCAGGAGCGGCCTGCCTGCGGGAGGACGACGGTTCGGGCACCCCGGCGCGTGCAGACGACGATGCCGATGATGCCGATCACGATCATCGGCAGCGCGTAGAGCTGGCCACCGGTTATGCCGTGCCACGAGAAGTCGGCCTGGCGCCAGATCTCCGCGACGGAGCGCGTGATGCCGTAGATCGTGAACCACGACCAGGCGACCACGCCGTCCGACGGCCGGCGCCGGTAGATCAGAAAGAGAATCGGCAGCGTAATGAGATCGAGCACCGCTTCGTAGAGCTGCGCCGGGTGGCGAAAACCGTCGGGCTTCGCCGGGAAGACGATGCACCACGGATGGTCCGGGCGGCAAATATCGCCCCACAGCTCGTCGTTGATGAAGTTGACGAGGCGCGTGAGCGTGATACCGATGGGCAAGAGCATCACGATCTCGTCGCCCAGGATGCGATAGCTCAAGCCCGGATGCTTGCGTAAAAAGAGCAGCAGCGCCACGATCACGCCGACGACGCCGCCGTGGAACGCCATCCCGCCGTTCCAGACCGCGATGAAATTCAGCGGGTTTTGCGTGTAGTAGCTCGCGTCGTGTTTGCTGATGATGTCGTTGATCACAAAAAACGTGCGACCGCCAACCAAAACGCCCACCAGTGCGTAGAATAAGAAATCTTGAATCTGATCTTTGGTCAGGCCCAGCCGCAACCGGCCGGCCGGCCGGCTCATCCAAAGGTAGACCGCGATGAACCCAACCAAGTACGAGATACCGTACCAGTGGATCTGCAGGGGTCCCAAGTGGATCGCGATCGGATCGATATTCGGATAGGTGAACCAGTGCTGCAACGGCTCCGCCCCTCGGTCATTACAGGCGCGAACCCTCGTGCGGTCTAAATGAGCGGCGTGGGTACCACGCACCTAACCGTCGGGATCGCATTCCTGGCGGGCCTCGTTTCCTTTGTCTCTCCGTGCGTCCTCCCGCTGGTCCCGGCCTATCTCTCGTTTCTCACCGGCACGAGCCTCGAGGAGCTGCAAGCCGAACTCAGCGCGCAGGCCCGCGCGCGCACGATCCTGCACAGCCTGGCGTTCATCCTCGGCTTCACGCTGATCTTCGTCGGGCTGGGCGTCACCGCGAGCGCGCTCGGCGGGGCGCTGCGCGCCAACCAGCTGCTGATCGCCCGGATCGGCGGGGTCATCGTCATCGTGCTGGGCCTCCAGATGATGGGCGTCTTTAAGTTGCGCTTTCTAGCGATGGATAAGCGCGTCCACGCGCAGCCGAAGGAGCGCTCGTACTTCGCCTCGGTGCTCGTGGGCCTGGCGTTCGCGGCGGGCTGGTCGCCGTGCGTAGGCCCGGTGCTCTCGCTGATTCTGGCCTTCGCGGCGCAGACGGCGCACATCGCCGACGGCGCGTGGCTGCTCTTCGTGTACTCGATGGGACTGGCGCTCCCGTTCTTTCTCACCGCCGTCGCAATCGGCATCGTCCTGCCGGCACTCAATCGGATCAAGCGCTTCTTGCCGGCTATCGAGTTTGGCGCCGGAACGTTCTTGGTTCTCACCGGTATCGTGATTTTCTCAAACTCATTTCTTCGCATCGCAGGATGGTTCTATCAATTTGTCCCGCAGCCGAAACTCTGACGCGTCCCAATTCCTGATCGTCGCGGCCGTCGTGCTCGCGATCGACCAGCTCACCAAGCACGCGATCGTCGCACACTTTCTGCCCGGCGCGAGCCGAATCGTCGTACCGCATCTGCTGAGGTGGACGTACGAGCAGAATCAGCACGGCGCGTTCGGTTTATTCGGCTCGTCGCCGGTGATGCTCGTGGTCATGGCGATCGTCGTCTTGCTGATCTTTTGGTACTCGTTTCGCGATGCGGCGCGGCACTCGCGGCTGGTGCGCATTGCGTTCGGG from Candidatus Baltobacteraceae bacterium harbors:
- a CDS encoding flagellar hook-basal body complex protein translates to MNRALYAAATGMAAQQQNLDVIANNLANADVIGFKGATAAFTELAAPGQIGLGTAQVGTHAIFAQGKLMKSGGPFDLAIDGNGFFAVVDAHGRKAYTRDGEFSRAPDGSLRNAQGWRLEGVHVPDDALSADVAPDGRVSVKTSRGTHAAGRVRLAEFAAPERLAPLGATLFAQTRDSGRARFERAGSPDGPTIKFGMLEQSNVSIVEAMMEILAAQRAYEANAKGVQAADEMLRIADNLQRS
- a CDS encoding flagellar basal body rod C-terminal domain-containing protein; this encodes MDGIGWAGSAMAAAKSRLDIATENLANSSSDGFERARARGLMTPRGVRIEAVKDLEQGALRRTGRPDDFAIVGGGYFIVRDAHGHLDRTRSGAFVRDRFGHLRDDAGRRFVDTHLAPGASVRRGFLESSNVNAIGEMIDVMTAQRSFESAQKTLSAIDQTRDKSANEVARLK
- the leuB gene encoding 3-isopropylmalate dehydrogenase → MPIVAVLPGDGIGPEVTRAAVRILRAVRPDLDCVETPVGAAALRAGEPALPDRARELCERSAGILFGAVGLPEYDGKPLPERPEYALFVLRRDYELYANIRPVKVFAGLEHASSLRPELVENLDLVVIRELTGGIYFGKPKEQRVGADGIEEAVDTMIYRAPEVERIARVAFELARKRRKHVTSVDKQNILETSRLWRRVVERVAKEYPDVALAHLLVDNAAMQLVRRPRDFDVLLTENMFGDILSDEAAILTGSIGNLPSASLGTRGTPGKQFGLYEPISGSAPDIAGRGIANPTAAILSAAMLLRHSLDDETGAARIERAVEAAFAAGARTTELARGNEPSLTTEAFTQAVLATLSPLSS
- a CDS encoding DivIVA domain-containing protein — translated: MQKITPVDIQHKTFKKALQGYDRTEVDQFLDEVIETLEDDAQHVAVLESEVADLKERISHFKAMEESLQNTLVLAQRTADEVKASAHKEADLIKEQARIAAERDIASYTDAAADARREHQRAHEAAEKAKSELRSLLTTHLSLLERPTTPAPPVVTTGDAATTVTDDTSRVEVQQPERITVY
- the sepF gene encoding cell division protein SepF; the encoded protein is MSMFRKIGSFFSMSDEDDGVYEEEATSSRVVPLTNAPRRGGTEVSVYSPRSFGDVTEIADALRNRQVVIVNLQNADRSLLQRVVDFTSGVAYTIDGKIQKLAEAIYLVVPSGVVVNAQGLRDSMMSDGSLDFMSNRG
- a CDS encoding YggS family pyridoxal phosphate-dependent enzyme; translation: MELDLRERYARLQADLADAARAAGRSPGEITIVAVTKKQPPEVIAAALAAGITDFGENYLQEARTKFPCHPEPVEGRVRKHFIGHVQTNKAKAIVQTFDVVQSVDRIEAGRALARAARDLGKTLPILIQLNVSPAERFGCPPEQAPALAEALRAEPGLLVAGVMAIGPLTADRDALERSFALAAKTFERVGGTILSIGMSGDWREAVRWGSTMIRVGTALFGQRPAAPLIGAKN
- the lgt gene encoding prolipoprotein diacylglyceryl transferase — protein: MQHWFTYPNIDPIAIHLGPLQIHWYGISYLVGFIAVYLWMSRPAGRLRLGLTKDQIQDFLFYALVGVLVGGRTFFVINDIISKHDASYYTQNPLNFIAVWNGGMAFHGGVVGVIVALLLFLRKHPGLSYRILGDEIVMLLPIGITLTRLVNFINDELWGDICRPDHPWCIVFPAKPDGFRHPAQLYEAVLDLITLPILFLIYRRRPSDGVVAWSWFTIYGITRSVAEIWRQADFSWHGITGGQLYALPMIVIGIIGIVVCTRRGARTVVLPQAGRS
- a CDS encoding cytochrome c biogenesis protein CcdA encodes the protein MGTTHLTVGIAFLAGLVSFVSPCVLPLVPAYLSFLTGTSLEELQAELSAQARARTILHSLAFILGFTLIFVGLGVTASALGGALRANQLLIARIGGVIVIVLGLQMMGVFKLRFLAMDKRVHAQPKERSYFASVLVGLAFAAGWSPCVGPVLSLILAFAAQTAHIADGAWLLFVYSMGLALPFFLTAVAIGIVLPALNRIKRFLPAIEFGAGTFLVLTGIVIFSNSFLRIAGWFYQFVPQPKL
- the lspA gene encoding signal peptidase II, with protein sequence MSRSRNSDASQFLIVAAVVLAIDQLTKHAIVAHFLPGASRIVVPHLLRWTYEQNQHGAFGLFGSSPVMLVVMAIVVLLIFWYSFRDAARHSRLVRIAFGLILGGAIGNIVDRLHYQYVVDFIDFYKIWPNIFNVADSCITGGVILLIVASLAKNRRHT